The sequence AGCTGAAGCTGATAAATAACTAAAAGTAAATGATTAGCAGCCAGGAATGCAGTTAAGTTTATTTTGCGGATGTTAAATCTCTTTATGACTTATCTgaggtttctgtgtttttcagagctTCTTTGGAAAACTGAAGAACCTGTAAGTGTTACAGCCATGAGGAAAACCTCATTAGTTGTTAATTTATTATGCacgaaataaaataaaaatgcctCCTCTTCCCGTCAGACACAGTGGACCACCAGCTCCACCCAGACGGACAGGTGAGATTTAACCTCAATGTGTTTCTTCACTGGACTACAAACTTTACAATCCATcaatgtctttttaaaaatctgtttcagATAATAATGCAGGATGGCCACCGGATGAGTTTGTAAGTAGAAAGACAACAACTTCCTAAATTTGAGCCTCACTCATATGATATTGTTACCACATTTCCCACAAGCTCTGTCTCTTCTGTTTGTCCATAaagagttttatttaattttttataaaactaATAATTAAGAAGATATAATTATATAAAGATATGATTAAGAAATCACAATATAAATTTTGTATTACCTGTGAAAAGGCTTTGTtgttaaaacaatcaaaaactGTGATTAGTTTAAATATTTAGGGATGATTTTAGTTTCCAATCTGACTTATCAGAAAGATGATAAGAAACTGAATTATAAGTTTGTTAAATCTGGACATATTAAATAGTAGTTAAAAATAGAAGCATCAAAAACAGCTTGCGTGCAATGATTTTGTCACACCTACATTattgtgtttcctgctgttAACAAGTCACACAGACTGTGCTGGAACCAAACACGCCTTTTCAAACAAGCCTTAAATGTTTTGGATGGGaaatcattaaatcatcatcattgtaATCCAGAAGTTCAACTAGTATTTATGTTAATTTATAATGCTACATCTCAACCACAGAAGAGCTTTTTTCTGCTTCCCTCTGAGATCTCAACTCAGACTTAAACATCCCACTCTGGCTTTCCATAATCTACTTTTTCATTTACAGCCACATTAGAAAATGCCTTAAGACTTTTTCCCATGGTGCAAAAACAGATGTTGATCAACCAGTCACATCAACATTAATTGAAATGGATTGTAATTTCATAAATGGTAGGCCCACTGGatgaatgttttgatgtttaTATGTTGATGTAAACTTGTGGATTTTTCTGTATAATTTTTAGTGTGACAGAGGCTGTGTAGTGGTGCATGTAAATGAAAGTTTTTAGTCTCTGGTGATTTTTCTGCGTGCACCTGCCCTTTTTTGCTAATGGCAGGATGATGAGGAAGGTGACATGTATGAAGCTCCACCGTGTGAGCGGCCGCCCAAGAAAGTCCCACCgagacaagaggaggagaacGTTTATCTGGGTAACAACACTGCACTGAGTCATAACTGCTATACTTCAAACTAAACTATACTTCGGACTTTGCCTTTTTATGTGGACGTCCAATCAACGTCGGAGGTAAATGTTGTCCATTGACGCAATAAATACCTTGCTGTGTGCTATATAGCCCGAGAAAGCTTGCAGCTAGCAGAGCCTACATTTACCATGATGCATTACATGCAAGCTTCTGACTCCCCAAATGCACTCCACTAGCTGGGGGTTAGCATCGTCCAGAGAcagctcaaaaaagacaaaactgaaactCATTGTGGCAGAACAGGCTGGTTAGCTGATCTGTGgttcttcctggtcaccagTGACTCAGATGACAGTGCCTGTGACCAGGAAGGAACAGGTTTTACAGCAGGACATTTCTCAGTTAATATTGCACACAATTAGACAGTTAGTTATTATTTGAACTGACTACATTCACTAACAACACTGATCAGcataaaatgtgtcaaagttTCCTTTTAAAGCCCTGTTCAGCGCACATACCTCTGACAATATAAAACTAATCTTTCCCCTAAAAATCTTTTATTCGATGCTCCTTTTTGCAGAGAGGACATCCAATCCAGCTGTTCCACAGAGGCAGGCTGCTCCTCCGCCCAGACCAGGCAAACCCTCGGTAACAAAAGCTCTCTATGAGTCTATGAGTCTCCGCATctgtcaaatgtgttttaagatTCAAGTTTCAATTAAATCCAGAAAGTCATCCAGAAACCTCCACAACGTGCTGAAGATTTCTACTATGAGCCCAACAGCAGGAATCGTGAGTCATCTGCATTTGCAACTAGcgcacacaaacattttctgattttgtgtatttattataaACCCCATCACTCTTCATCTCTTTAACCCCTTTCTTCATTGTGATACTACTgcatccctctccctcccagCACCTGAGATAGACAGGAATGAGAAGCCcgggaggaagaagatgaagcCACCTCCATCTGTCCACTCTGCTCCTGCTCCAGTCCCTGCACCCAACACTGAGGAAGGTGCAGTAATCACTTCTACCAACACAAACAAGCCTCTCATAGAAGTAATTCACCAGCCTGAAGGTGACTGTCGAGGGAAATATCTTGATGAGGTGATATGGCAACCACATatactataaataaaatatttgtttttattagtcCTCTTCAGACATTGTCGTTTTTATGAAACCACTCCATTAGAGACTTTGCATGTCCTGTTGCTGCCCACATTTTGGCTTACAGATCTTTCCCAGGAAAAATCCTCATGGTGCACAGACAGATTGTGTGTAATGtttccagcagcaacagcagtttGTTTGGAATAAATAACTATAAGCAGAACCAGCTAGTATAAGTTAAACAGAGATGGCAGCTGTGGTtgaaacaaagaggagagtGCCACCTAGTGTAGTGCCACTGAGCTGCACCTTCAGTCCCTCAGAAACTCAACTTTGTTAGCAGATTGACCACAAAAGCAATCATCAGTGAGCAGAAATTTAGAAGATGAGGAACTCAACTCAATAGAAGATTATTTTCACGCCATCTGGCTTTGCCCAGTTGACCAAAAAgtcaggtcaaaggtcatgagCACAATATGTGATATTCTCTGCTTGGATATTCCTCTGTGTCCAACTGTTTCTCTGCTTGGAGTAATGTATGTAATCTTTCTACCACACATTTCTGAATATCTCAAACAtttagacagatagatagatagatagatagatagatagatagatagatagatagatagatagatagatagatagatagatagatagaatgtATGCACTGTTAACTCTTACATACTTATCACTGCTTTTTGGGGCCGTTCACCACCACAAAAGGCCTGTATGATACCACACAGATCACTGTATCCAGtgtattttctgtctgcatTTCAGATGTGTATCTGGATCCAAATGAAGATCAGGTAAATTTACTAACACTATTCAttatcttttccttttgttaGACAGGTCAAAGGATATGAGCCATGTGTGGAAGGTTTATGATAGCAGCACAGTGGCTAATTAGTGTAAGACTTGTGGAATTGGATAAATGTTGTTGGTGGTTGGACTACTGAGCAGGTCATGGCTTTCAAATGAACAACCTATCAAGCCAATTGGACCAGATGGACACTGAATGTGCCTACAGGCCCAGAGCGTCTGTTTGAAGTGGCTGTTGTTGGAAAGTGAAAGAGCCCAGTTAAAAGTATGGGTGCCCTGATTGTGCCACAGTGTATCGTTTTTTAATCATGATCCCAACCTGAGCCCTTTGATATTTATGATTTGCCAACCCAAACCAATCCTCCAGCCTCTCTTTATCTCCACTGTGAACTAAATATTGAAGCTCAGGTGCAGCTTTTGAGCCAACAGCAACACCTGAGACTCCTCCACAACATCACTGGAAGAGAAACAAACTGACTACTGACAGCATCACTTTCAGTCTGGGTGTCTTGCTAATGTGTAGGAGGTGCAGGAGGCACCGATGACATATCTGTGCCCAGGGGCCCGTTGTTTCATAATACATCCATGGGGCCAACAGACTTTAGCCTGAGCATATATGAGACCTGACTAAGCAGCCAGAAGTATCTGGATTCAAAGGCAGTTTAGGTAAGTCAGGTCAGGGTTAGAGAATGGTGTCACCTGTCAGGTGGGCTCAGTAGATTTAACTCCATCTAAGGTTCTTAAAACAATGAGCCAGTCATTGTAAAGCATGGATGGAACAGCTCACATCAGTCAGCAAATAGAGCACACTCTGTCACTGTGCTTCATTACTGGGCTTCCACAGAAATCCTCATCCAACTTTTGGCACATTGTACCATGCATTTTGATAAATATGCTCCTACGTATTATCATGATATGACAAAATTTGTAATTTTGTGTTTCAGGAAGATAATGACGACCTGTATTTAGAACCGACAGCTGGTAGGTTGCAACACACTTCATAGGAACTAGCTTTGAGATGTTGATAATACCTTAAATTTACAATAAGAGTTTCAAGACATAAAAGGTTACTTAAACTATGTgatgtaaaagaaatgaaaattcCTTCCTGCTGCACAGCTTGCCCCCCTGCCCCTCATGGGCCGATGAGGATGCCTCCATCTCCCAAGACGCTCCTACCTTCTCCCATTCCCATGTAAGTGCACTTCAACACGGGTGAAAGCAGCTTTCAACCTACTACCAACCTAGAGCATTGTGATGTGAAGTAACCTAAAATGCCCTGTGACATAATCTGCCTGTGTAGCTTCACACTTACTGTCACATCAGACAatggtgctgctgtgtttatgtatcaaaatgcaaatatagCAGTTGTATAATGGCACGGTACAGTAATTCTAATAAACTTGAGATTCTCTCCATCTGCAGGATGAAGCCTCCAGTTCCCAGAGCTAAGTCTGTGAGTGTCTCTTTTCAGCTCAGTGCTTAGTCTCTCCTCATGCTATGCTCTGTTCTCATTTACAGTAAGACTGTCGAGATAGAGGCTGAAAGGAAGTTTTCATTCTTACCCTGTATCTCCATTTCCTTCATAGGAAATGAAGCTCACTTTGCTAATATGACACAGCGCTGACTTTTATTTCCTCCCTTTCAGAATTCAATCTTGCCTTCCTTGAATGAGATAAAAACAGGTACAGACCACATGTTTTTTGCTCATTAAACAGATCGAATATCAGTAAAAACTACATCCAAAAGAAACAGTTTTGACTGTGATGATAAAGAGTGCACATCTTGTGTCTATAGCTCCTTCAGTTGAAGCAAGACGCGCCACATTTCCTCCCAAACTCCCTCCTCCTACCCTCAGTATTAAGCCCCCTCTGCCTGCAAACCTGAAGGAAGCTAAACCCAGGTAAGAGGTGAAGAATACAGAGAGGAGTAGAGGTTTGCCAGACAGACAGCTTGTTTTTGCAGTTGATCCCATCTGCAAATGCAGTGGATAACATTAGCCTTCTTGTATTTATTCCAGCCCTCCAAATCCTCCTATATCGGACACTAAGCCCGTGGGTAAgctcacattttttaaatcctgagGGACGGCTGTGATCATTTGTGGTTTGCTCATATAGTCCATTTAATGAAGCCCAAACATTGCACTGATCATAATGACCTTTTAACCATCTGGCCTTTTAAACTGCGCTTGAGACACAACATGTTTTCTATCTGTTTTAAGCCTCCTCTGGTGGCATCAGGGCATCCAAACAATCTGGGAATGAGGTATCGATCTGCACTGAGAATCTAACACAAGTTAGTGAGGACTGGTTTactgttatttatatatttatgccATTGCAGGCCAAAGAATGGTTTGCTGGAGATTGCAACAGAAAGGCAGCTGAGGATCTCTTGCTGAGGGTCAACAAGGTGAATCAAACAGTTTGGTGTTTCATTTCATGGTATAATAATCAACTAATGACAGGAGAGCAAACACAAAGGCTTAAAGGAAGAGTGTTACACAGACAGGGAAGTCGGACACCTTCAGGACTTCCGTTTCCTCCACTTACACTGTATTATATGTACTTTCTCGATTCTTAATCCATCCCTGCCTTTTATAATTACTTGCCTTTTGGCCCTCTCCTATCAATGTTTCCCAAACTTTCCCTCTCCATCCCTTTTAGTTTCCTATTCTTTGGGTcaatttttcactcttttttccTTGTGGTAGGACGGTGCCTTCCTCATTCGACACAGCTCAGCCCAGAGCACCCGCCAGCCGTACACCCTCGCTGTGCTCTACCAGCAGAAGGTGTACAACATTCCCATCCGCTTCCTGGAGGAGACACGCGGTTACGCCCTCGGAAAAGAGGGCAAGAAGAACGAAGAGGTGGGGGCAAATTATTCAAGTTTAAGAGAGGGGAGCTGGGTTGTGAGAGCATGGAAGAATttaattacctctctccctttATTGttgtctcattctctctcagATTTTCATCACCCTTGATGAGATGATTTCCCACCACATGAATAACCAGCTGCTTCTGATAGACAGCAAAAGCCAGGCCAAGCACACAGCATATTTAACCCACGCTGCACGTCCTTAAAACTACACTACTAGGAGCTTCTCTCTTGCTGTATTCATATGAGTTACATGAGGTTTTCATAGTTTGAAAGTTTCCTACTTGTCTGCTGGAGGTCACAAGAGTGTGATTACAACTACATTGAATCAGttgtcagaatcagaatcagagccaaaatactttatttatgttgttaatatattcaaatatacaATGCAGACTTTTGATGTATGTAAAACTTAGCAGAGATGATGTAAATGTCAGAGACATAAGAACAGCTTTAACTCAAAACTTAAAGCTCAGCGATCATAAAGTTCTTTGGTATGATGAGACGATTTTCCTGCTTTGAGTCACCATCACTTTGTGCCTCCTGCTAATTTACATCATCACGGAACTGTTGAgattattgtttttcatttttgttttagttagATTTGGTGTATATCTTTCCATTAGTCTAGTTTGATGACTTTGAATATATTCTATGTTACATGTGTCTTTTCAGTGTGATATTGTAGATATTGTGAAATACAGACCTAAAGTCAAAATGCATCTGGTTTACAttggttctgttttatttctttcaccAAAATTTTACCATATTTACTGTTGTTGACCAGTTATCATCAGTTAGCCTGGACCACATTGAGGGTCAGTGTGGTGAGCTGCAGGTCTGTGGCTTTAATGGATGCAccaggagctgtgtgtgtgtgtgtttttgtgtgtgtgtgtgtgtgtgtgtgctgtccagCGGCCGCTGACCAGATGCTACTGGTTAAACCTTCTTCCTGTCAGAGTGAAACCGCTCTCTCTGTGGCCAAACCATAAATCCTGGGCCTGTCAGCAAACTACATGGCAGAATCCTTTGTGTATGATTTCACTCCAAGAGagtaaaaacaacattacaCACATATCCGACTAACATCTAATGCTTTAATTATTCTGATTATCATTTGGACAGCAAACTCTCACAACTTATCAACTTGAAATAACTGCCATTAAAGTATGAAGTGTACTGTAAACTGTACACTAATGTGGATTCAATCCAAACTtgaaaaataagataaacaaGCCAGAATATGGCTGAGCGACCGTCATGCTTGTTGAGCTTAGCACACCAGATGCTGACGCTGATACTGTACCGTCTAAGTTTTATAATTAACTTCCTTTACAAAAATAACACCGTTTCAAGTTGTCTAATCATATTTTGTGGTAGATGTCAGTACAGGATGAAAATGCAGAGGCTCgttcagctgcagctgatgtaTTTGCATAGGCTGCTGGTGTAAATGAATACTAAAGACTTTCCCGGAGCCAGTGTAATTTGGCAGGTGGGTGTAAGGCATCTTGTAGCTCTGTTACAGGATTACTG comes from Pempheris klunzingeri isolate RE-2024b chromosome 7, fPemKlu1.hap1, whole genome shotgun sequence and encodes:
- the LOC139203759 gene encoding SH2 domain-containing protein 6 isoform X2; translated protein: MSFFGKLKNLHSGPPAPPRRTDNNAGWPPDEFDDEEGDMYEAPPCERPPKKVPPRQEEENVYLERTSNPAVPQRQAAPPPRPGKPSKVIQKPPQRAEDFYYEPNSRNPPEIDRNEKPGRKKMKPPPSVHSAPAPVPAPNTEEDVYLDPNEDQEDNDDLYLEPTAACPPAPHGPMRMPPSPKTLLPSPIPMMKPPVPRAKSNSILPSLNEIKTAPSVEARRATFPPKLPPPTLSIKPPLPANLKEAKPSPPNPPISDTKPVASSGGIRASKQSGNEAKEWFAGDCNRKAAEDLLLRVNKDGAFLIRHSSAQSTRQPYTLAVLYQQKVYNIPIRFLEETRGYALGKEGKKNEEIFITLDEMISHHMNNQLLLIDSKSQAKHTAYLTHAARP
- the LOC139203759 gene encoding SH2 domain-containing protein 6 isoform X1; the encoded protein is MSFFGKLKNLHSGPPAPPRRTDNNAGWPPDEFDDEEGDMYEAPPCERPPKKVPPRQEEENVYLERTSNPAVPQRQAAPPPRPGKPSKVIQKPPQRAEDFYYEPNSRNPPEIDRNEKPGRKKMKPPPSVHSAPAPVPAPNTEEDVYLDPNEDQEDNDDLYLEPTAACPPAPHGPMRMPPSPKTLLPSPIPMMKPPVPRAKSNSILPSLNEIKTAPSVEARRATFPPKLPPPTLSIKPPLPANLKEAKPSPPNPPISDTKPVASSGGIRASKQSGNEVSICTENLTQVSEDWFTVIYIFMPLQAKEWFAGDCNRKAAEDLLLRVNKDGAFLIRHSSAQSTRQPYTLAVLYQQKVYNIPIRFLEETRGYALGKEGKKNEEIFITLDEMISHHMNNQLLLIDSKSQAKHTAYLTHAARP